From Bordetella flabilis, the proteins below share one genomic window:
- the ispH gene encoding 4-hydroxy-3-methylbut-2-enyl diphosphate reductase, protein MSHAVTKPNAEVLLAQPRGFCAGVDRAIDIVERALELHGAPIYVRHEIVHNRYVVEDLRAKGAVFIDELDDAPKGAIVVFSAHGVSKAVRAEAESRGLQVFDATCPLVTKVHVEVARMRAAGREIVMIGHKGHPEVEGTLGQAKEGMYLVETVEDVQALRVRDPEQLAFVTQTTLSVDDAAAVAAALKERFPTIVEPRKSDICYATQNRQDAVKILAPQCDLVLVVGSPNSSNSNRLREVAERKGVTAYLIDSAEAIEPAWLEGRARIGISAGASAPEILVQRVIDRVKALGAVSVRTMPGLEENVAFPLPKGLSRKTADTTQAPAP, encoded by the coding sequence ATGAGCCATGCCGTCACCAAGCCGAATGCCGAGGTGCTGCTGGCGCAGCCACGCGGCTTCTGTGCCGGGGTCGACCGCGCCATCGACATCGTCGAACGCGCGCTGGAATTGCACGGCGCGCCGATCTACGTGCGCCACGAGATCGTGCATAACCGCTATGTGGTCGAAGACCTGCGCGCCAAGGGAGCGGTCTTCATCGACGAGCTGGATGACGCGCCCAAGGGCGCCATCGTGGTGTTTTCCGCGCATGGCGTCTCCAAGGCCGTGCGCGCGGAAGCCGAGTCCCGCGGCCTGCAGGTCTTCGACGCGACCTGCCCGCTGGTGACCAAGGTCCATGTCGAAGTCGCTCGCATGCGCGCTGCCGGACGCGAGATCGTAATGATCGGCCACAAGGGCCATCCGGAAGTCGAAGGCACGCTGGGCCAGGCGAAGGAAGGCATGTACCTGGTGGAGACCGTCGAAGACGTCCAGGCCCTGCGCGTGCGCGATCCGGAGCAGTTGGCCTTCGTGACGCAGACCACGCTGTCGGTGGACGACGCGGCGGCGGTGGCGGCGGCGTTGAAGGAGCGGTTCCCCACCATCGTGGAACCACGCAAAAGCGATATCTGCTACGCGACGCAGAACCGCCAGGATGCCGTCAAGATATTGGCGCCCCAGTGCGACCTGGTCCTGGTGGTGGGCAGTCCCAACAGCTCCAATTCGAACCGGCTGCGTGAGGTCGCCGAGCGCAAAGGCGTGACTGCCTATCTGATCGACAGCGCCGAGGCCATCGAACCGGCGTGGCTGGAAGGCCGGGCCCGGATCGGCATCAGCGCCGGCGCGTCGGCGCCGGAAATCCTGGTGCAGCGGGTGATCGACCGCGTCAAGGCGCTGGGCGCGGTGTCCGTGCGCACCATGCCGGGCCTGGAAGAAAACGTCGCTTTTCCCCTGCCCAAAGGCTTGTCCCGCAAGACTGCCGATACCACGCAAGCGCCGGCGCCCTAG
- a CDS encoding diguanylate cyclase, translating to MDSDTLAASEAALRILMYFVMPVWILAGTADYVCHRRNDISHTAGPKESLLHLLMFGEIGIPLLACLFLEINALIFLVMIVAFVMHEATALWDVSYATRHRRVPPIEQHVHSFLELMPLVAGILVTVLHWPQFLALFGLGNEPARWSLSLKSEPLPSAYVAVVLAAALLLAALPYLEELVRGLKAQRAQAAAPAGERTAMPHSRWPRA from the coding sequence ATGGACAGCGACACCCTGGCCGCCAGCGAGGCTGCGCTACGAATCCTGATGTACTTCGTCATGCCGGTCTGGATCCTCGCCGGCACGGCGGATTACGTCTGCCATCGGCGCAACGATATTTCGCATACGGCCGGCCCGAAGGAATCCTTGCTGCACCTGCTGATGTTCGGCGAAATCGGCATTCCGCTGCTGGCCTGCCTCTTCCTGGAAATCAACGCGCTGATCTTTCTTGTCATGATCGTCGCCTTCGTGATGCACGAGGCCACGGCGCTTTGGGATGTCAGCTATGCGACCCGGCACCGCCGCGTGCCGCCGATCGAGCAGCATGTACACAGCTTCCTGGAATTGATGCCGCTGGTGGCCGGGATACTGGTGACCGTCCTGCATTGGCCGCAGTTCCTGGCGCTGTTCGGCCTGGGCAATGAGCCGGCGCGCTGGTCCCTGAGCTTGAAATCCGAGCCGCTGCCGTCCGCCTACGTCGCCGTCGTCCTTGCGGCCGCGCTGCTGCTGGCGGCGCTGCCGTACCTGGAGGAATTGGTACGCGGATTGAAAGCGCAACGCGCGCAAGCTGCGGCGCCCGCCGGCGAGCGAACCGCCATGCCCCACTCGCGCTGGCCGCGCGCCTGA
- a CDS encoding DUF421 domain-containing protein, translating into MDIQWDEIFRFSMSPVEMIIRGSLTYWFIFILLRIAGRRDIGSLGIADLLVVVLISDAAQNAMAGEYKSVPDGMVLISTIIFWTVFIDRLAYYCPSVRPLLQPPKLCVIKDGRLQRRAMRRESLTVDELESELRQKGVSEISAVRRAYIEPDGSISVIQREAS; encoded by the coding sequence ATGGACATTCAATGGGACGAGATATTCAGGTTCAGCATGTCACCCGTGGAGATGATCATCCGGGGCAGCCTGACCTATTGGTTCATCTTCATCCTTCTGCGCATCGCGGGCAGGCGCGACATCGGTTCTCTCGGCATCGCCGATCTGCTGGTCGTCGTGCTCATCTCCGACGCCGCGCAGAACGCCATGGCCGGCGAGTACAAGTCGGTGCCGGACGGCATGGTACTGATCTCGACCATCATCTTCTGGACAGTCTTCATCGACCGCCTGGCATACTACTGTCCGTCCGTACGCCCTTTGCTGCAGCCGCCAAAGCTCTGCGTCATCAAGGACGGGCGACTGCAGCGCCGCGCCATGCGGCGCGAGAGCCTCACAGTGGACGAGCTCGAAAGCGAACTGCGCCAGAAAGGCGTCTCTGAAATCTCCGCGGTCCGGCGCGCGTACATTGAGCCTGACGGCTCCATCAGCGTGATCCAGCGAGAGGCGTCCTGA
- the garD gene encoding galactarate dehydratase, giving the protein MSEPQPPLYIRIHDDDNVAIVVNDGGLPAAAVFPDGLVLREHVPQGHKVALRDLAEGDAIVRYGVTIGYAACALPRGSWVNERVTTLPAPPALDQLPISTRVPAQAEPLEGYTFMGYRNADGSVGTRNILAITTTVQCVSGVVEHAVRRIRAELLPRYPNVDDVVGLEHTYGCGVAIDAPDAVIPIRTLRNIARNPNFGGTAMMVSLGCEKLQPDRLMPPGSIPVRNGTNRVDLVTLQDEAHVGFESMVDAIMATAERHLAVLDARRRVECPVADLVVGVQCGGSDAFSGITANPAVGYASDLLVRAGATVMFSENTEVRDGIAQLTARAATPEVAQALIREMAWYDAYLARGNADRSANTSPGNKKGGLSNIVEKAMGSIAKSGRSAISGVVAPGEKLATKGLVYTATPASDFICGTLQLAAGMNLHVFTTGRGTPYGLAEVPVIKVATRNDLARRWHDLMDVNAGRIATGEASIADVGWELFHMMLDIASGRRKSRAEALRLHNALALFNPAPVT; this is encoded by the coding sequence ATGTCCGAGCCGCAGCCCCCTCTCTATATCCGCATCCATGACGACGACAACGTCGCCATCGTGGTCAACGACGGCGGCCTGCCCGCCGCGGCCGTTTTCCCCGATGGCCTGGTCCTGCGCGAGCATGTCCCGCAAGGACACAAGGTGGCGCTGCGGGATCTGGCGGAAGGCGACGCCATCGTGCGTTATGGCGTGACCATAGGCTATGCGGCCTGTGCCCTGCCCCGCGGCAGCTGGGTGAACGAACGCGTGACCACGCTGCCCGCGCCACCGGCGCTGGACCAACTGCCCATCTCCACGCGCGTGCCGGCCCAGGCCGAACCGCTGGAGGGCTATACCTTCATGGGGTATCGAAATGCCGACGGCTCGGTCGGCACGCGCAACATCCTGGCCATCACGACCACGGTGCAATGCGTGTCCGGCGTGGTCGAACATGCGGTACGGCGGATACGCGCGGAACTGCTGCCCCGCTATCCCAATGTGGACGATGTCGTGGGCCTGGAACACACCTACGGCTGCGGCGTCGCCATCGACGCGCCGGACGCCGTCATCCCTATCCGCACGCTGCGCAATATCGCGCGCAATCCAAACTTCGGCGGCACCGCCATGATGGTCAGCCTGGGCTGTGAAAAGCTGCAGCCCGATCGCCTGATGCCGCCAGGCAGCATTCCTGTCCGGAACGGCACCAACCGCGTCGACCTCGTCACCTTGCAGGACGAGGCGCACGTCGGTTTCGAGTCGATGGTCGACGCCATCATGGCGACGGCGGAGCGCCACCTTGCCGTCCTGGACGCGCGGCGCCGCGTCGAGTGCCCCGTGGCGGACCTGGTGGTCGGTGTGCAGTGCGGCGGCAGCGACGCGTTTTCCGGCATCACCGCCAACCCGGCGGTCGGTTATGCCAGCGACCTGCTTGTGCGCGCAGGAGCCACCGTGATGTTTTCGGAAAACACCGAAGTGCGCGACGGCATTGCGCAACTGACGGCCCGCGCCGCCACGCCTGAAGTGGCGCAGGCCCTGATACGCGAAATGGCGTGGTATGACGCCTATCTGGCACGCGGCAATGCGGACCGCAGCGCCAACACCTCGCCCGGCAACAAGAAAGGCGGCCTGTCGAACATTGTCGAAAAGGCCATGGGCTCCATCGCGAAATCCGGCCGCTCGGCCATCTCCGGCGTCGTGGCGCCGGGCGAAAAGCTCGCCACCAAGGGCCTGGTCTATACCGCCACGCCCGCGAGCGATTTCATTTGCGGAACCTTGCAGCTGGCCGCCGGAATGAACCTGCACGTCTTCACGACGGGACGCGGCACGCCGTATGGCTTGGCCGAAGTCCCGGTCATCAAGGTCGCCACACGCAACGACCTGGCACGGCGCTGGCATGACCTGATGGACGTGAACGCCGGCCGCATCGCCACCGGCGAGGCCAGCATTGCCGATGTCGGTTGGGAACTGTTCCACATGATGTTGGACATCGCCAGCGGTCGCCGCAAAAGTCGCGCCGAAGCGTTGCGCCTGCATAACGCACTGGCGCTGTTCAACCCCGCGCCGGTGACCTGA
- a CDS encoding LysR family transcriptional regulator, with protein sequence MKGFDLHQLRIFVTVMDAGSLTAGAPRAFLSQSAASEQLRKLEERCGQALLHRSKAGVRATPAGERLLAHARRLLAMSEEAWRDVQGQPLAGELRIDVTDYFRPADLAVLLARLGEHYPRLRLRVRIRKSDEVEQAFASGEIDIGLSMRISGPKPATKKAVPGSARPLRRERLHWVGAPGMRRPRSTPLRLLALPDSCSVHRFVVGLLKRRSIPYSVVHEASGVAGLQAALSAGLGIACLNESAMGTGLAALASPHGLPKLPDAQFHLLSGNGQGQDDALASRVAQLLIEHLAT encoded by the coding sequence ATGAAGGGATTCGACTTGCACCAACTCCGCATCTTCGTCACCGTGATGGATGCGGGGTCGTTGACCGCGGGCGCGCCGCGCGCCTTCCTGTCTCAATCGGCGGCCAGCGAACAATTGCGCAAGCTGGAAGAGCGCTGCGGCCAGGCCCTGTTGCACCGGAGCAAGGCAGGCGTGCGCGCCACGCCGGCCGGTGAACGCCTGCTGGCGCATGCCCGCCGCCTGCTGGCGATGAGCGAGGAAGCCTGGCGCGATGTGCAGGGACAGCCACTGGCCGGGGAGCTGCGTATCGATGTCACGGACTACTTTCGCCCGGCTGACCTGGCCGTGTTGCTGGCACGCCTGGGCGAACACTACCCACGCCTGCGCCTGCGCGTTCGCATCCGCAAGAGCGACGAAGTGGAGCAAGCCTTTGCAAGCGGCGAGATCGATATCGGCCTCAGCATGCGCATAAGCGGGCCGAAGCCGGCAACGAAGAAAGCGGTCCCCGGCAGCGCCCGGCCGCTGCGCCGGGAGCGCCTGCATTGGGTGGGCGCGCCTGGCATGCGCCGGCCACGATCCACGCCCCTGCGGCTGCTGGCGCTGCCCGACAGCTGTTCGGTTCACCGCTTCGTCGTGGGGTTGCTGAAGCGGCGGTCTATTCCTTATTCCGTGGTGCATGAGGCGTCCGGCGTCGCCGGCTTGCAGGCGGCGCTTTCCGCGGGTTTGGGCATCGCGTGCCTCAACGAGTCCGCCATGGGAACCGGGCTTGCCGCGCTCGCGTCCCCGCACGGCCTCCCCAAGCTGCCGGATGCGCAATTCCATTTGCTGTCGGGGAACGGACAAGGCCAGGATGACGCATTGGCCAGCCGGGTCGCGCAACTGCTCATCGAACACCTAGCTACGTAA
- a CDS encoding GntR family transcriptional regulator — MNFPSSSAVPLGSPLYEQIKQAMLSALAHGEWKQGEAIPPEKVLAERFGVSIGTLRKAIDELAAENILVRHQGRGTYVAVHTRNSHFFKFFRIVRQDGKKSYPTTELLRFRRVRAAGLAREKLALDAGSYVFEFSNVLSLNGDVVMVDEVSLPERLFPGMTERHLRERPSTLYSLYQDMFGVNVIATDERLRTCLASETHAPWLGVQEGQALLQIRRVAYSYHRLPVEWRVSHVNTEAYEYLGQEYTGGT, encoded by the coding sequence ATGAATTTCCCCTCGTCCTCGGCCGTGCCCTTGGGTAGCCCCCTTTACGAACAGATCAAGCAGGCGATGCTCAGCGCGCTCGCCCATGGCGAGTGGAAACAGGGCGAAGCCATTCCGCCGGAAAAGGTGCTGGCCGAACGCTTCGGCGTATCGATCGGCACATTGCGCAAGGCCATCGACGAGCTGGCGGCGGAGAACATCCTGGTACGGCACCAGGGGCGCGGCACCTACGTGGCGGTGCATACGCGCAATTCGCACTTCTTCAAGTTCTTCCGCATCGTGCGGCAGGATGGAAAGAAGTCCTATCCGACCACCGAGCTGCTGCGCTTTCGCCGCGTGCGCGCGGCAGGCCTGGCCCGCGAAAAGCTGGCGTTGGACGCCGGCAGCTACGTCTTCGAATTCAGCAATGTGCTGTCGCTGAATGGCGATGTGGTCATGGTCGACGAAGTCAGCCTGCCGGAGCGGCTTTTCCCCGGCATGACGGAACGCCATCTGCGCGAGCGTCCCAGCACCCTGTATAGTCTTTACCAGGACATGTTCGGCGTGAATGTCATCGCCACCGATGAACGCTTGCGCACCTGCCTGGCCAGCGAGACCCATGCCCCCTGGCTGGGCGTGCAGGAAGGCCAGGCATTGCTGCAGATCCGCCGCGTGGCCTATTCCTATCACCGCCTGCCGGTGGAATGGCGCGTTTCCCACGTGAACACCGAAGCCTACGAATACCTGGGCCAGGAATACACGGGCGGCACCTGA
- a CDS encoding CinA family protein, protein MNSIERVAIFMRDKGLKLVTAESCTAGLIASTLADIPGAGALLDCAFVVYSPEAKRRCVGVSQRTLDTHNLTSEAVAREMALGAAHRSPANVAIANTGLADDSDDELPAGTQCFAWAFKAGDADAAPTLYTETRRFDGGRHGIRKAAAVYALERMATLYQEWRGGGHA, encoded by the coding sequence ATGAACAGCATCGAACGCGTGGCCATCTTCATGCGCGACAAGGGCCTGAAGCTAGTGACGGCGGAATCGTGCACCGCGGGCCTGATCGCCAGTACGCTGGCCGACATACCCGGCGCCGGGGCGCTGCTGGACTGCGCCTTCGTGGTGTATTCGCCTGAAGCCAAACGACGCTGCGTGGGGGTATCGCAGCGCACGCTGGATACACACAACCTGACCAGCGAGGCGGTCGCACGGGAAATGGCGTTGGGTGCGGCGCATCGCAGCCCCGCCAATGTCGCCATCGCCAATACAGGACTGGCCGACGACAGCGACGACGAATTGCCGGCCGGAACGCAATGCTTTGCCTGGGCCTTCAAGGCGGGCGACGCGGACGCGGCGCCAACCCTTTACACGGAAACGCGCCGGTTCGACGGAGGACGCCACGGAATACGCAAGGCGGCCGCCGTGTATGCCTTGGAGAGAATGGCAACCCTGTACCAGGAATGGCGCGGCGGCGGTCACGCCTGA
- a CDS encoding RecQ family ATP-dependent DNA helicase: MQKSKAAASRDGIPAQARRILREQFGIRTLRPGQAEVMASVLRGNDTIAVMPTASGKSLCYQVPALCLPGLTVVVSPLIALMKDQDEKLAELGVDAAVFNSATPEADQARYRRDAARHRHPILLATPERLADREFIHWLQRQSVSLFVVDEAHCISQWGHDFRPAYLEIPGVVRALGSPPVLAMTATATDEVIQDIAASLDLRAACVVKVGVYRDNLHYEVRQVAGEESKQAAVLELVAGTPGSAIVYTATVKEAEALYEMLKEAGENVELYHGRLPSRRRTQAQDGFMEGSVRVMVATDAFGMGIDKPDVRLVVHAQLPGSLDAYYQESGRAGRDGKAARCVLVHEEKDKRVQQFFLANRYPSEEMLQRLVRTLAAAPAPLSFAALREAMADTGLRKLQVGLKLLQDGGIVARHAEGAASPAHGDTISLLEPSDATKDQARRVAAAARAYRERAEGDRQTLEAMVAYARSGRCRWRMLLDHFGEAPPWERCDTCDSCKLVLAAESAAQAGDLPENEQPQRSVAVLHVGDGVRVRRYGAGVVEAVTRERVDIRFPNGDLRRFLPGYVRRLKRKPPLPAAPEAQPLQTETRLRTPLAGSR, from the coding sequence GTGCAGAAGAGTAAGGCAGCGGCAAGTCGGGACGGCATCCCCGCGCAGGCCCGGCGCATCCTGCGCGAGCAGTTCGGCATCCGTACTTTGCGCCCGGGCCAGGCCGAGGTCATGGCCAGCGTCCTGCGCGGCAACGACACCATCGCCGTCATGCCCACAGCCAGCGGCAAGTCGCTGTGCTATCAGGTTCCGGCACTGTGCCTGCCCGGGCTGACGGTCGTCGTTTCTCCGCTCATCGCGTTGATGAAGGACCAGGACGAGAAGCTGGCCGAACTGGGCGTGGACGCCGCCGTCTTCAACAGCGCGACGCCGGAAGCCGATCAGGCACGCTACCGGCGCGACGCGGCGCGCCACCGCCATCCCATCCTGCTTGCAACGCCGGAGCGGCTGGCGGACCGCGAGTTCATCCACTGGCTGCAACGCCAATCCGTATCGCTGTTCGTGGTGGACGAGGCGCATTGCATTTCGCAATGGGGCCACGATTTCCGGCCGGCGTATCTTGAAATCCCTGGCGTCGTGCGCGCCCTGGGATCTCCGCCGGTGCTGGCGATGACAGCCACCGCGACGGACGAGGTCATCCAGGATATCGCCGCGTCGCTGGACCTGCGCGCCGCCTGCGTAGTAAAGGTGGGCGTGTATCGCGACAACCTGCATTACGAGGTACGGCAGGTCGCCGGCGAGGAAAGCAAGCAGGCCGCCGTGCTGGAGCTCGTGGCCGGGACGCCCGGATCGGCGATCGTCTACACCGCCACGGTCAAAGAAGCGGAAGCCCTGTACGAAATGCTCAAGGAGGCTGGCGAGAACGTCGAGCTTTACCATGGCCGCCTGCCCTCGCGACGCCGCACGCAGGCGCAGGATGGCTTCATGGAAGGCAGCGTCCGCGTTATGGTGGCTACCGATGCCTTCGGCATGGGCATCGACAAGCCCGACGTGCGGCTGGTCGTGCATGCGCAGCTGCCCGGCAGCCTGGACGCCTACTACCAGGAATCCGGCCGGGCGGGACGCGACGGCAAGGCGGCGCGTTGCGTCCTGGTCCATGAAGAAAAGGACAAGCGCGTGCAGCAGTTCTTTCTGGCAAACCGCTATCCCAGCGAAGAAATGCTGCAGCGGCTGGTCCGCACCCTCGCGGCGGCTCCCGCCCCGCTATCGTTCGCGGCGCTGCGCGAGGCAATGGCCGACACCGGCCTGCGCAAACTCCAGGTCGGCCTGAAGCTGCTCCAGGATGGCGGCATCGTTGCCCGACATGCCGAGGGCGCGGCCAGCCCGGCGCACGGCGACACCATAAGTCTGTTGGAGCCCAGCGACGCGACCAAGGACCAGGCACGGCGGGTCGCGGCGGCTGCCCGCGCCTATCGGGAACGCGCCGAAGGCGACCGGCAAACCCTGGAGGCCATGGTCGCCTACGCACGCAGCGGCCGCTGCCGCTGGCGCATGCTGCTGGACCATTTCGGCGAGGCCCCGCCCTGGGAACGATGCGATACCTGCGATAGTTGCAAACTGGTCTTGGCCGCTGAGTCGGCCGCACAAGCGGGCGACTTGCCGGAAAACGAGCAACCCCAGCGCAGCGTAGCCGTACTCCATGTCGGCGACGGGGTCCGCGTGCGCCGCTACGGCGCGGGAGTGGTCGAGGCCGTCACGCGCGAACGCGTCGACATCCGCTTTCCGAATGGCGACCTGCGCCGCTTCCTGCCGGGTTATGTGCGCCGCCTGAAGCGGAAGCCGCCCTTGCCGGCTGCGCCCGAAGCGCAGCCGCTGCAAACGGAGACACGCCTCAGGACGCCTCTCGCTGGATCACGCTGA
- the kdgD gene encoding 5-dehydro-4-deoxyglucarate dehydratase, with protein MTTPLELKQIISEGLLSFPVTDFDEQGDFRPKTYIERLEWLAPYGASALFAAGGTGEYFSLAPAEYAEVIKTAVQTCAGKVPILAGAGGPTRTAIAYAQEAERLGAKGILLLPHYLTEASQDGIADHVEQVCKALKIGVIVYNRANSRLGPDHLRRVAERCPNLIGFKDGVGDIENMVRVRRAMGDRFAYLGGLPTAEVYAAAYKALGVPVYSSAVFNFIPKTAMQFYRAVAADDHATVGKLLDEFFLPYLEIRNRRAGYAVSIVKAGARLVGRDAGPVRAPLTDLTAEEADRLDALIRKLGAQ; from the coding sequence ATGACTACACCGCTAGAACTCAAGCAAATCATTTCCGAAGGCCTGCTTTCCTTCCCCGTCACCGATTTCGACGAACAGGGCGATTTCCGCCCCAAGACCTATATCGAACGCCTGGAATGGCTGGCGCCGTATGGCGCGAGCGCCCTCTTCGCCGCTGGCGGCACGGGCGAATATTTCTCCCTGGCGCCAGCCGAATATGCGGAAGTCATCAAGACGGCGGTGCAGACCTGCGCGGGCAAGGTGCCCATTCTTGCTGGCGCCGGCGGACCGACACGCACGGCGATCGCCTATGCCCAGGAAGCGGAGCGCCTGGGCGCGAAAGGGATCCTGTTGCTGCCCCATTACCTGACCGAGGCCAGCCAGGACGGAATTGCCGACCATGTCGAGCAGGTATGCAAGGCCCTGAAGATAGGCGTCATCGTCTACAACCGCGCCAATTCCCGCCTGGGACCCGACCACCTGCGCCGCGTCGCGGAACGCTGCCCCAACCTGATTGGTTTCAAGGACGGCGTGGGCGATATCGAGAACATGGTGCGCGTGCGGCGCGCCATGGGCGACCGCTTTGCGTACCTGGGTGGTCTGCCGACCGCGGAAGTCTATGCGGCCGCGTACAAGGCGCTGGGCGTACCTGTCTATTCATCGGCGGTCTTCAATTTCATTCCGAAGACTGCGATGCAGTTCTATCGCGCGGTCGCTGCGGATGACCACGCGACCGTAGGCAAGCTGCTCGACGAATTCTTCCTGCCTTATCTGGAAATCCGCAATCGTCGCGCCGGCTATGCCGTCAGCATCGTCAAGGCCGGGGCCCGCCTGGTCGGCCGCGACGCCGGCCCGGTGCGCGCACCTTTGACCGACTTGACGGCGGAAGAGGCGGATCGTCTCGACGCCTTGATCCGCAAGCTGGGCGCCCAGTAA
- a CDS encoding tautomerase family protein yields the protein MPHIVIHLSGNNDLALARRASQVVADLTSNVLGKKREVIATTVQFIPADQWFIGGRSLAEQGRSAFHLDISITDETNTKGEKAQYLRQVYEAFAALRPDLHEVSYVHLIDARAAAYGYGGRTQEYRHQHA from the coding sequence ATGCCTCACATCGTCATTCATCTATCCGGCAACAACGATCTTGCGCTGGCCCGCCGGGCAAGCCAGGTGGTCGCGGACCTGACGTCCAATGTCCTCGGCAAGAAGCGCGAGGTCATCGCCACCACGGTGCAATTCATTCCGGCGGACCAGTGGTTCATCGGCGGCCGGTCGTTGGCGGAACAGGGGCGTAGCGCCTTTCACCTGGACATCAGCATCACGGACGAGACCAATACCAAGGGCGAAAAAGCACAGTACCTGCGGCAGGTGTATGAAGCATTCGCCGCATTGCGCCCGGACCTGCACGAGGTTTCGTATGTGCATCTGATCGACGCGCGCGCCGCCGCATACGGATACGGTGGGCGCACCCAGGAGTATCGGCATCAACACGCCTAG
- a CDS encoding NAD(P)-dependent oxidoreductase, producing MHIGFIGLGNMGRAIAANLLKGGHTVTVWNRSAQAAAPLQDLGARLAAEPADACSGDVVFSMLADDQAVAQVFLEGGALARMEPRTVHVNMATISIPAAQRLADAHAAQGVGYIAAPVMGRPDSAAAARLTLLVAGPADRIGTVAPLFELISHKTVMLGEAPYRANALKLTVNFILASAVEALAEGAALAHAYEIGTDTLVDLITSTILPGPIYAGYGGLMAKGRYEPAGFRARLALKDVQLAQDAARDAGAILPLSDIVAASLRSAIEQGVGDHDLAVLGQVALDRNRH from the coding sequence ATGCACATCGGATTCATCGGTTTGGGAAACATGGGCCGCGCCATCGCGGCCAATCTTTTGAAGGGCGGCCATACCGTCACGGTCTGGAACCGTTCGGCGCAGGCCGCTGCGCCCTTGCAGGACCTTGGCGCCCGGCTCGCGGCGGAGCCGGCCGACGCGTGCAGCGGCGACGTCGTGTTCAGCATGCTGGCCGACGACCAGGCCGTAGCGCAGGTCTTCCTGGAAGGCGGCGCCTTGGCCCGCATGGAGCCGCGCACCGTCCACGTGAACATGGCGACGATATCGATTCCCGCGGCCCAGCGGCTGGCCGACGCCCACGCCGCACAAGGGGTCGGCTATATCGCGGCTCCGGTCATGGGACGTCCCGACTCGGCGGCCGCGGCCAGGCTCACCCTGCTGGTGGCGGGGCCGGCAGACCGCATCGGGACGGTCGCGCCTTTATTCGAACTGATCTCGCACAAGACGGTGATGCTGGGCGAAGCGCCTTATCGCGCCAACGCGCTGAAGCTCACGGTGAACTTCATCCTGGCAAGCGCGGTGGAGGCCCTGGCCGAAGGCGCCGCCCTGGCCCACGCCTACGAGATCGGCACCGACACGCTGGTGGACCTGATTACCAGCACCATCCTGCCCGGTCCAATCTATGCCGGCTACGGCGGCCTCATGGCCAAGGGGCGCTACGAGCCGGCGGGTTTCCGGGCCCGATTGGCGCTCAAGGACGTTCAACTGGCGCAGGACGCGGCGCGCGATGCCGGGGCCATCTTGCCCCTGTCGGACATCGTCGCGGCGAGCCTGCGCAGCGCCATCGAACAAGGCGTGGGCGATCACGACCTGGCCGTGCTGGGCCAGGTGGCGCTGGACCGCAACCGGCACTGA
- the maiA gene encoding maleylacetoacetate isomerase, with product MQLYSYFRSSAAYRVRIALNLKGLPYDTRPVHLLKDGGQHFLPDYTRLNPLALIPTLVDGPAVLTQSLAIIEYLEETHPIPPLLPATPIARARVRALALSIACDIHPLNNLRVLRYLKRELDIPDEARDTWYRHWIQTGLLALEKMLAASPETGTYCHGGTPSLADICLVPQLFNARRLKCDLDAMPTLVRIDAACRALPAFEHAAPENQPDAE from the coding sequence ATGCAGCTGTACAGCTACTTCCGCAGTTCCGCCGCCTACCGCGTGCGGATCGCGCTGAACCTGAAAGGTCTGCCGTATGACACCAGGCCCGTGCATCTGTTGAAGGACGGCGGGCAGCACTTCCTGCCCGACTACACGCGGCTGAATCCCCTGGCGCTCATCCCGACGCTGGTGGACGGGCCCGCCGTGCTCACGCAATCCCTCGCCATCATCGAGTACCTGGAAGAAACGCATCCGATACCGCCGCTGCTCCCGGCCACGCCCATTGCACGAGCCCGGGTCCGCGCGCTCGCATTGAGCATCGCCTGCGACATCCATCCCTTGAACAACCTGCGAGTGCTGCGCTACCTGAAGCGAGAGCTCGACATACCGGACGAGGCTCGCGATACCTGGTACCGGCATTGGATACAGACCGGCCTGCTGGCGCTGGAAAAGATGCTGGCCGCTTCCCCGGAAACCGGCACGTATTGCCATGGCGGAACGCCGTCGCTGGCCGATATCTGCCTAGTGCCACAACTGTTCAACGCGCGACGATTGAAGTGCGACCTGGACGCCATGCCGACCCTTGTCCGCATCGATGCCGCCTGCCGCGCTTTGCCGGCCTTCGAGCACGCCGCGCCGGAGAACCAGCCCGACGCCGAATAA